From Oceanicaulis alexandrii DSM 11625, one genomic window encodes:
- a CDS encoding integration host factor subunit alpha, whose amino-acid sequence MGSKTVTRADLSDAVHREVGLSRHESAELVEAVLDMISDKLVGGESVKLSSFGSFLLRDKTGRVGRNPKTGEEVPIEPRRVLVFKPSQVLKDRVDAALSK is encoded by the coding sequence ATGGGTTCGAAGACTGTCACGCGCGCAGATCTGTCAGATGCCGTCCATCGCGAAGTCGGCTTGTCCCGACACGAAAGCGCGGAGTTGGTGGAAGCCGTTCTCGACATGATCTCCGACAAGCTTGTGGGCGGAGAATCGGTCAAGCTGTCGTCCTTCGGGTCATTCCTGTTGCGCGACAAGACCGGACGTGTCGGACGCAATCCGAAAACTGGCGAAGAAGTGCCGATCGAACCGCGCCGGGTTCTGGTCTTCAAACCCTCCCAGGTGCTCAAGGACCGGGTCGACGCCGCCCTGTCCAAATAG
- a CDS encoding MarR family winged helix-turn-helix transcriptional regulator, giving the protein MTDYDEILIALRRITRAIDIHSKRLVKSSGLTAPQLVVIQALRKDGEMAPSAIARAVSLSQATITSILDRLENHGWVVRRRSENDRRVVMVGLTSAGLEKADTAPELLQAGFLRAFRQLPSWEQHMLIASVQRVAELMDAEDIDASPILLAGEMKQLYEMATDAAQDQTESATDSDPA; this is encoded by the coding sequence ATGACTGATTATGATGAAATCCTGATCGCCTTGCGCCGGATTACGCGCGCGATTGATATTCACTCCAAACGCCTGGTGAAAAGCTCGGGGCTCACGGCACCGCAGCTCGTCGTCATCCAGGCCTTGCGCAAGGATGGCGAAATGGCCCCAAGCGCGATTGCGCGGGCTGTGTCGTTGAGCCAGGCGACGATCACGTCCATTCTCGACCGGTTGGAAAATCATGGATGGGTTGTTCGTCGCCGTAGCGAAAACGACCGCCGGGTCGTGATGGTGGGTCTCACATCAGCGGGGCTCGAAAAGGCCGACACTGCGCCGGAACTCCTGCAGGCAGGCTTTCTGCGCGCGTTCCGCCAGCTGCCCAGCTGGGAGCAGCATATGCTGATCGCCTCTGTCCAGCGAGTGGCGGAGCTGATGGACGCTGAGGACATCGACGCCTCGCCGATCTTGCTGGCGGGCGAAATGAAGCAGTTGTACGAAATGGCGACGGACGCCGCCCAGGATCAGACCGAGTCGGCGACAGATTCTGATCCCGCGTGA
- a CDS encoding COX15/CtaA family protein: MTAHALPKPFTAADTHRGMFWWLVVVGLFVCAMIVVGGATRLTDSGLSITEWRPVTGALPPLTEAGWESELEKYRQIPEYQEQNRGMSMAEFQFIYWWEWGHRQLGRTLGLVYFAPFVFFLATRQAPRRLLPRLWVLFGLGGLQGAIGWWMVSSGLVDRLDVSQYRLATHLSMAFVILGLTLWTALELRYGQAQALTRSRLFRWSWVFWAAVLVQIALGAFVAGLDAGRIFNTWPGFQGQLIPDDYLSGMPFWQAIFESRPAVQFQHRWFAYILLAGGLWLCWTVIKSPAPELKRMGHVVAAALIVQVVLGIVTLIHVAPLSLSLMHQAGAIILFLASGGLAWTAARGAVPVESEATR, from the coding sequence ATGACTGCGCACGCTCTGCCCAAGCCTTTCACCGCCGCCGACACGCATCGCGGCATGTTCTGGTGGCTTGTGGTGGTGGGGCTGTTTGTTTGCGCCATGATCGTTGTGGGCGGGGCGACTCGTCTGACAGATTCGGGCCTGTCGATCACGGAATGGCGACCGGTCACCGGCGCGCTGCCGCCGCTGACGGAAGCAGGCTGGGAATCCGAACTCGAAAAATATCGCCAGATCCCCGAATACCAGGAACAGAACCGCGGCATGAGCATGGCCGAGTTTCAGTTCATCTACTGGTGGGAGTGGGGGCATCGCCAGCTGGGGCGAACGCTGGGTCTCGTTTATTTCGCACCCTTCGTGTTCTTTCTGGCGACCCGTCAGGCGCCGCGCCGTCTGTTGCCGCGCCTCTGGGTGCTGTTCGGCCTGGGCGGGCTTCAGGGGGCTATCGGCTGGTGGATGGTGTCCTCTGGGCTGGTGGACCGGCTTGACGTCAGCCAGTACCGGCTGGCGACCCATCTGAGCATGGCCTTCGTCATTCTGGGGCTGACGCTCTGGACCGCACTGGAGTTGCGATACGGCCAGGCGCAAGCGCTGACCCGATCCCGGCTGTTTCGTTGGTCCTGGGTGTTCTGGGCCGCAGTGCTGGTGCAGATCGCGCTCGGCGCCTTCGTCGCGGGGCTCGATGCGGGCCGGATCTTCAACACCTGGCCAGGCTTTCAGGGCCAACTGATCCCCGACGATTATCTCAGCGGCATGCCGTTCTGGCAGGCGATTTTTGAAAGCCGTCCGGCTGTGCAATTCCAGCATCGCTGGTTTGCTTATATCTTGCTGGCGGGCGGGTTATGGCTGTGCTGGACAGTGATCAAAAGCCCGGCGCCTGAACTCAAGCGCATGGGGCATGTCGTGGCCGCAGCCCTGATCGTTCAGGTGGTTCTGGGCATCGTCACCCTGATCCATGTCGCGCCGCTCTCGCTGTCGCTGATGCACCAGGCGGGCGCGATCATCCTGTTCCTCGCCAGCGGCGGGCTGGCCTGGACGGCGGCGCGGGGTGCGGTTCCGGTAGAGTCCGAAGCGACGCGCTAG
- a CDS encoding acyl-CoA dehydrogenase family protein yields the protein MSFVLNEDEQMLRDSARAFLGESSPVTALRALRDERSPTGFSAELWSSFAEMGWSGVLVSEDHGGVDMGYAAAGLVLEEMGRTLASSPFLSTSVLAATAFNLAGTDAQKSSWLPKIAAGDTVIAIALDERARHNPDHIETRAKKDGNGFVLSGKKRFVNEGAGADMLIVVARTDDDQIGFFLVDPKANGVSRTDRRTLDSHVPADFDFDDVKLDGDAYLSGAEDADAAYRRLLDAGRACQAAESLGVAEQAFDDTIAYISEREQFGVPISSFQGLQHRAAHLLGELELTRSLVRRALTTLDTQPSQAPLWCVAAKAKATQVSRLAAAEGIQMHGGVGMTDEYDIGLYYKRAQAAGEFMGDDAFNAGEVARMSGY from the coding sequence ATGAGCTTTGTTCTCAACGAAGACGAACAGATGCTGCGCGATTCAGCGCGCGCTTTCCTTGGCGAATCCTCGCCCGTGACCGCCCTTCGCGCCTTGCGTGACGAGAGGAGCCCGACCGGCTTCTCGGCAGAGCTGTGGTCGTCCTTTGCGGAAATGGGCTGGAGCGGCGTTCTGGTCAGCGAAGACCATGGCGGCGTGGATATGGGCTATGCCGCTGCAGGCCTGGTGCTTGAGGAGATGGGCCGCACCCTCGCCTCATCGCCTTTCCTGTCCACGTCGGTTCTGGCGGCCACCGCCTTTAACCTGGCGGGCACGGATGCGCAGAAATCAAGCTGGCTTCCCAAAATCGCCGCCGGTGATACCGTCATTGCGATCGCACTGGACGAACGCGCCCGGCACAATCCCGACCATATCGAGACGCGCGCGAAGAAAGACGGCAACGGCTTTGTTCTGTCAGGCAAAAAGCGATTCGTGAATGAAGGCGCCGGCGCGGATATGCTGATCGTCGTCGCCCGTACGGATGACGACCAGATTGGCTTTTTCCTGGTGGATCCCAAAGCGAACGGCGTCAGCCGCACCGACCGCCGGACACTGGACAGCCATGTGCCTGCCGATTTCGACTTTGACGACGTGAAGCTTGATGGTGACGCCTATCTGTCGGGCGCTGAAGATGCGGACGCGGCTTATCGTCGTCTGCTGGACGCCGGCCGGGCTTGCCAGGCGGCGGAATCCCTGGGCGTCGCCGAACAGGCGTTTGATGACACCATCGCCTATATCTCTGAACGCGAGCAGTTCGGCGTGCCGATCTCAAGCTTTCAGGGCCTGCAGCATCGCGCCGCCCATCTTCTGGGCGAGCTGGAACTGACGCGTTCGCTGGTGCGCCGGGCGCTCACCACGCTCGACACCCAGCCCAGCCAGGCGCCGCTCTGGTGCGTGGCGGCGAAGGCCAAGGCGACGCAAGTGTCACGTCTCGCCGCCGCCGAAGGCATTCAGATGCACGGCGGCGTCGGCATGACCGACGAGTACGATATCGGCCTGTACTACAAGCGTGCGCAAGCGGCTGGCGAATTCATGGGCGATGACGCCTTTAACGCTGGCGAAGTGGCGCGGATGAGCGGCTACTAG
- a CDS encoding MerR family transcriptional regulator — protein MSDKSPDAYRTISEAGEEAGLPPHVLRFWESKFAQLKPVKRAGGRRMYRRQDVQLLKGLRRLLYDDGYTIKGAQKYLREHGVASVAALADASTPSPDPALDVKASPAATEAAAPSDDRPVTLQSAEQPHATRLSGGQIDLARSALSRLEQARARLSEVLEKTA, from the coding sequence ATGAGCGACAAATCGCCAGACGCTTACCGGACCATATCCGAAGCCGGGGAGGAGGCGGGGCTGCCCCCTCACGTCTTGCGATTTTGGGAGAGCAAGTTCGCCCAGCTCAAACCGGTCAAGCGTGCGGGTGGTCGGCGCATGTATCGCCGCCAGGACGTTCAGCTCCTCAAAGGCCTGCGCCGGCTGCTTTACGATGACGGATACACCATCAAGGGCGCGCAGAAGTATCTGCGCGAGCATGGCGTCGCGTCGGTCGCGGCCCTGGCGGACGCCAGCACGCCCAGCCCGGACCCTGCTCTGGATGTCAAAGCCTCACCGGCAGCTACAGAAGCTGCGGCCCCGTCGGATGATAGGCCGGTGACGCTTCAAAGTGCGGAGCAGCCACACGCGACGCGTTTGTCTGGCGGTCAGATCGACTTGGCGCGAAGCGCGCTGTCACGTCTGGAGCAGGCGAGGGCGCGGCTCTCTGAAGTGCTTGAGAAGACGGCCTGA
- a CDS encoding acyl-CoA dehydrogenase family protein encodes MMSLENFRKETKDWLQANCPESMRQPIRSEADICWGGRNWTFASDDQKLWLERMAERGWTVPTWPTEYGGGGLSKDEAFVLKEELKAINARSPLDSFGIWMLGPALLKYGTHEQKLKFLPPIARGEIRWCQGYSEPGAGSDLVSLRTKGVLDGDHYTVNGQKVWTSYADQSDWIFALVRTEADAPKYNGISFLLIDMDQPGVTTKPIKLISGKSPFCETFFDDAKALVENRVGDAGQGWEIAKYLLSHERAGIVSEAAFGGLNPVSAAHQSGEVEADGKMSDPILRGDVARLTIDGLAFEATMRRVKEEADHGEGVGARASLLKYMGTELNKRRNELNMSALGSDGLLWEGEKESDGDPARSWLRSRANSIEGGTSEINLNIVAKRVLNLPGA; translated from the coding sequence ATCATGTCGCTTGAGAATTTCCGCAAGGAAACAAAAGATTGGCTCCAGGCCAACTGTCCTGAGAGCATGCGCCAGCCGATCCGGTCCGAAGCCGACATCTGCTGGGGCGGCCGCAATTGGACCTTCGCCAGCGATGATCAGAAACTCTGGCTTGAGCGCATGGCCGAACGCGGCTGGACCGTGCCGACCTGGCCGACCGAATATGGCGGCGGCGGTCTGAGCAAGGACGAAGCCTTCGTGCTGAAAGAGGAATTGAAGGCGATCAACGCCCGTTCGCCGCTCGACAGCTTCGGAATCTGGATGCTTGGCCCGGCGCTTCTGAAATACGGCACGCACGAGCAAAAGCTGAAATTCCTGCCGCCGATCGCCCGCGGTGAAATCCGCTGGTGCCAGGGCTATTCAGAGCCGGGCGCGGGCTCTGATCTGGTCTCCCTGCGGACCAAGGGCGTGCTGGATGGCGACCATTACACCGTCAACGGCCAGAAAGTCTGGACCTCATACGCCGACCAGTCTGACTGGATTTTCGCCTTGGTTCGCACCGAAGCGGATGCGCCGAAATATAACGGCATCTCCTTCCTTCTGATCGACATGGACCAGCCCGGCGTGACCACCAAGCCGATCAAGCTGATCTCGGGCAAGTCGCCCTTCTGCGAGACCTTCTTTGATGACGCCAAGGCTCTGGTGGAGAACCGCGTCGGCGATGCCGGCCAGGGGTGGGAGATCGCCAAATACCTGCTCAGCCACGAACGCGCCGGCATCGTGTCTGAAGCCGCTTTTGGCGGACTGAACCCGGTCAGTGCGGCGCATCAGTCCGGTGAAGTCGAGGCGGACGGCAAAATGTCTGACCCGATCCTGCGCGGCGATGTGGCGCGTCTGACCATTGATGGTCTGGCGTTTGAAGCCACCATGCGCCGGGTCAAGGAAGAAGCCGACCATGGCGAAGGCGTGGGCGCACGCGCGTCCTTGCTCAAATATATGGGCACCGAGCTGAACAAGCGCCGCAATGAGCTGAACATGTCGGCTCTGGGCTCTGACGGCCTGCTTTGGGAAGGCGAGAAAGAGAGCGATGGCGATCCGGCGCGCTCCTGGCTGCGCTCGCGCGCCAACTCCATCGAGGGCGGCACAAGCGAGATCAACCTCAACATCGTCGCCAAGCGCGTATTGAACCTGCCGGGCGCGTAA
- a CDS encoding beta-ketoacyl-ACP synthase III, which yields MTYSRIAGIGSYLPEKVLTNKGMEAIVETSDEWIRERTGINKRHIAGDGERTSDLGEAAARRAVDHAGLALEDVDLIIVATATPDLTFPATATIIQHKLGVKNGFAFDVHAVCSGFLYALATADNFIRTGQAKCALVIGAETFSRILDWTDRTTCVLFGDGAGAMVLTAEEGEPEEYKGVLKTHLRSDGEYCDLLYVDGGPSATKTVGHLRMQGNQVFRHAVTKISDAMTTLCAQTGVDIADIDWVVPHQANQRILLGVAKKLGISVEQVISTVAEHGNTSAASIPLAFDAAVKDGRIKRGDTVLMEALGGGFTWGAALVRY from the coding sequence TTGACCTATTCACGCATCGCCGGGATCGGTTCGTACCTGCCTGAGAAAGTCCTGACCAACAAGGGTATGGAAGCGATTGTCGAAACCAGCGACGAGTGGATTCGCGAGCGCACGGGAATCAACAAGCGCCATATCGCCGGTGATGGCGAACGGACTTCTGACCTGGGCGAAGCCGCCGCACGCAGGGCGGTTGACCATGCCGGATTGGCTTTGGAGGATGTGGATCTGATCATCGTGGCCACGGCCACGCCCGATCTGACCTTTCCCGCCACCGCCACCATTATTCAGCACAAGCTCGGCGTGAAGAACGGCTTCGCCTTTGACGTTCACGCCGTCTGTTCGGGCTTCCTCTACGCGCTGGCGACGGCGGACAATTTCATTCGCACCGGCCAGGCAAAATGCGCTCTGGTCATCGGCGCCGAGACATTCTCGCGCATTCTCGACTGGACCGACCGCACCACGTGCGTCCTCTTCGGGGATGGCGCGGGCGCCATGGTTCTGACGGCCGAAGAGGGTGAGCCTGAAGAGTATAAGGGCGTTCTGAAAACCCATCTTCGTTCGGATGGCGAGTATTGCGACCTGCTTTACGTCGATGGCGGTCCCTCTGCGACAAAAACGGTCGGCCATTTGCGCATGCAGGGCAATCAGGTGTTCCGCCACGCCGTGACGAAAATCTCGGACGCCATGACCACCTTGTGCGCGCAGACCGGCGTCGACATTGCGGATATTGACTGGGTGGTGCCGCACCAGGCCAATCAGCGCATTCTGCTCGGCGTCGCGAAAAAGCTTGGGATTTCAGTGGAACAGGTGATCTCCACCGTCGCTGAACACGGCAACACCTCCGCTGCGTCCATCCCGCTCGCCTTTGACGCCGCGGTCAAGGATGGCCGCATCAAACGCGGCGATACGGTGCTGATGGAAGCGCTTGGCGGAGGCTTCACCTGGGGCGCCGCGTTAGTGCGTTATTAA